The stretch of DNA gtttgtgatttttaacaaaattatcaccaaaagtaaatattaaatttaaaattgttatttacaaaatatataatatattcaaATTGATTAGTAGATAACTATTGATAACTACATACGTTATGAATAatacaattattaataatacgatgatattatttaatttattattcatataattctattaattaagtaaatatagtcaatcttttaattattttttatatatttaaaatggaaaaattttaatctttctttgattttaaattaatatagtaattaaaGACAAAGAGGTTACACATATATTGATTTTgtctaattttaattcttttaaaattaataaaaaataatatattaacaaaatctacactcttaatataaaatttgtattttcgtaaaaatatatatacatatgatgaaaaataaagatttaaatttaagatttctttttttttacatacaaaTACTTAGTGCCATCaagttagtaattttttttttgtaacttAAATAAGTTAAGTAGTtagtaatttaatttgttaatcataaataaataatatttgatattataaaatataaaaaattaaaaatacccttttacctataaaattgtttaattgtattacaaattaaaatttaatttttaattttaaaatattgaaactccatatttatttttaaaaagtaaatatcTTTTcatattaaacataaaaatatcaaaatattcttcatgtaatagttttaaaattagttttgtcTTTGGTAGAAAAAGTAGCATTTATAAACTAACGTTTCAAATTCCATATTAGTGGCTTATATGAATCCATACTATAGATatagtaattaaaaatttggccTTATATGTATGATAAATTTCAAGTAGGTGGTGTTAGATTTAGCCTAATTTAATATCatagatgaataaaattttgtttaaattaacACGAGTTTGAAAAATTGTAAAGAACGATCACCATAAATATTTGTATTACATTTGTTATATTTTACAATGGATAcaactaaaataacaaataagattgaaaataattaaagagtacaagaaaattttttgaactttataaacaaattaataaatatttagttgtaattattattttaattttactgaTAATCAAGATTTTGTTGTGTATTtacaattattataaatatttttataaaatttaaaaatttttattgtattaataGTTACAACTAATAATGAGTaatctaaattctaattttttttattcaatcatttaaatttaatgaattttttaaaataaaattagttgaaaaattaaaaagattgaTATTTGGAATTTAAATACATTTATGATTATTAATTATGATGCTTTAACTATTTATATTTAGAATTGTtcatatcaatttaaattaaatagtatttAATTGTTATAATTTAGTAAATCTTTAGTAGTGATAAATAAGTAGtgatcaataattaaaattgtttGTGGTAGAAgtagttaataaattattttagtcttataaaaaaaatatacacgtATTTTTGAAGCTGTAGCGACCttcagttttaaaaatataaatataaataagttataatttattttataaaattagaattttttatttttaaaaaaattattttattatcaataattgaactaattttataataatttaaatttaatcaaattcatattattattattattattattattattattattattattattattattgtatataattgCGTAAGTATATTGTTATTATCATTATGCATTAGGTTacgtgttatatatatatatatatatatatatatatatatggcatCTATATAATAGAGAAACCAAGACGGtttatacataataataataaaaaaaagccaagacagtcatatatatatacatatatacatgaaTATCGTAATAGAGGGAGGGGAGAACGTAACGAAGAGAAAAAACGTAAACTCTTCCGAACTTCCGGCTTTGATTTCTGGAAATCtataactccaataaaaaatctaattcggTAAGAGTATTCATAATTTCCTCTTTTACATGTTGACACCATTTTTGATTAGTGGAAGTTGACAATGACGTAGCTCATATTTTCTTTGGATTTGGCCAATGAGagttttaggaggcaaagaCGATTCTGgacgttttcttcttcgatagcTCAGTCAGAAAGTTTCTCCAGagttttgaatattttgattccgtacaaaggtatgattttggtttctcgtagttaatgtttaatgtcacgtgaaaactCAGGCTAGAAGACTTTAAGATAGGAATGAACTGAGTGAATAATTGATGGATTGTGTATATGGTATAAAATGTGAGGTTTAGCTGTTGTCAATAATTTGTTGTTGAAGTTGGTCggtttggaaaaagatttaatattggtatttgtttgattatgaaataatttgttattggaaatgatttgagtgactgagaggtgtttggtttgatagttgggacccttgaagggtggcagAAATTCGAGCTTTAGAGGAGATACTGCCAAAACTTCTATAAGAATTGGAGTTTGATTTGaggtaatattttaaaagagaaagagattattatgtggcttgtatatttgagactatttgttgaccctctgtcgcaagatgtgaccgggcactttaaCTCCCCGGATTCCCCCATGGGCATGCATATGACCGGACACTTTAATTCCCCGGATTCCCCCATGGGCATGcatataaatatgaatattgaatattattgagcttggagtttaactccatggaatattatatttgagcttggagtttgactccatggaatattattgagcttggggatgcgcgcacagagggactatccaatggttaactaccaggacttgtcgggttggctgtataaccgacagatgagactcatcagccataggacaggcatacatcatatgcatttgtttgtttgcttgagtgtgcattgttttggtttgcttaacTGTTTAATTCTGCTTATccgctacttgttctacttgctgtaaatgCTTCTCTACCTGTGCTTTTCTTGCTTGAACTATATGTGTATGTTTTCTGAGAAATCCTTCTTAGCGAAGGTGTGAGGAGAAAGGATTGTTCCACCAATGATTCGGAAGAGTAGAGGAGACAGAACGTGAATTATTATGTTAAAGTTAGATTCCGAATTAGAATACCTTAGACAACTTACCTAATTTCTGGTTTAGTTGAATTCTTAAGCTGAAATCTGAGTGTCGaagttctaggaatgcctctggctttcccgagaccttttatattaactatgcgggcaccttcatcatactgagaacctacggttctcatcccatactatgttgttatttttcagatgcaggtcgagagacaCCTCGTTGAGCGTTTGGGTATCCTCCTTACGAGCAAAGAACTGTCTTTTGGACTGTCATATTTTGTTTTaggctatgtatatatgtttatagaaTCTCCGCatgtatattttgtgttttgtccctCCTAGAGGTCGACTTGGAGATATAGGGGTTTATTTTGtggtttgagttttattttgggttgtatatatacataattatgTACTCTGGTcggccttagcttcgcaggtcgAGTCTGGAGCTTGCTATCTGAGTTTTGGAACtctgatatgtatatatatgtgttcaGTTATCTTTTGATTTTACCTGTCCATTTTACGAATTATCCATGCGAGTGTGTCacgattttctgtttattaattTGTTTAGCTTGTTCATCAAGGCTCCTAGATATGATTTCACCCAACTATATCTATGTAAATATCAttttcttttagaggtcgtaataccttgccacctctgctttacgacttaagcgtaaggcCCTGTGTGGTAGgttgttacattatggtatcagagcagttcgttcctatagaccctgagggatggactgattatgcttctgGGCATACTCTGGGTGTGTgtatgtgctattaggatatctgattgatatatgtggcataaacgttcatgagcatgcatttgaaACTTGAAGCATTAGActtgcgatattgagactgatcaacttaatatcacttgtttggtgtgtgAAGGGACCAGATGTCGACTCACGGATGCGGGGTAGAGGTAGGATAGGCACTGTTACTCCTGGCCTGGCAGGGAATGATCCAGTAGACTTCATGGCTGCCCTGGGAAATATGGCTGCGGCTATGCAGGCGACAGCCGAGGCACTGGGTAATCAGATAAACCAGGGTAATCACGGAAACAATAATGATGAGGACGGTCCCATGACCCTTGCTACATTTCTGAAAGTTCACCCTCCGACCTTTAGGGGAACCTCAAATCCCACAGATGCAGATAATTGGATTCAAGCTATGGAACGGGCACTGCAGGCTCAGCAGGTTCCTGAGGAGCAATGGGTTGAGTTTGGAACTTATCAGTTGCAGGGTGAGGCTCAGTATTGGTGGCAGGGGACACGACGTATCCTGCAGCCAGATGGCGCTGTGATTCCTTGGGAGGTTTTCCGAACAGAGTTCTATAAGAAATACTTTCCTAATTCAGCCAGAAATGCCAAAGAACTTGAATTGATGCAGTTAAAGCAGGGACAGATGACTGTTGCTGAGTATACTAGCAGGTTTGAGGAGTTATGTCGCTTTTCTCGTATTTGTCAAGGTGCGCCTGATGATTTTGCTGAGTGGAAATGTATTAAGTATGAGGGAGGTCTTCGAAGTGATATTCTGAGCTTCGTTGCACCAATGGAGATCAGAGTGTTTTCAGAACTGTTAAACAAAAGTAGAGTTGCTGAGGATTGTCTGAGAAAGGCGACATCAGATAAGAGTGATCAATGAATTTTTGTTAGGAGAGATCAGGGAAGGAACTTCGCCCCTAGACGACAAGATTTTAAGTGAGGCGGTTACACCCCACAACCACATTTGTGTCAGAATAACTTCCAGAGATTCAGTAATAATAACAGCCAGGGAAGAGGCAAAGGAAAGCAAGCTCAGACCCCACCGAATGATTTAACTTGTAGGAGGTGTGGAAAGTACCACCCGAATACTCCGTGCAGGGCTGGTTTAGGTGTATACTATTACTGTGGTGAAGCTGAGCATTTGTCTTGGAATTGtccagaaaagaagaagaatcaagaagctggaaaggCACAACATCAGGGACGCGTGTTTACTATGACAGCGGATGGTGCTGGAACCGCAGATACTCCGATTAGAGGTAATCACGCACTGATAATCGAAATTTCCGACTGCCTTGCGTAGTAAATAGCACGTAGCATTCATTGTAGTACATTACCGAGTTGTGAGCCTTGTGATTTTCAATTAAGCGATCGACTAAAAACCTCCGAATGGTGAGACAGAACGATAGTTGGTCAGCCTAGAAAAGTGACTAAATTCTTggagaataataataagagtGGCGCAGCAGTA from Arachis duranensis cultivar V14167 chromosome 4, aradu.V14167.gnm2.J7QH, whole genome shotgun sequence encodes:
- the LOC107483575 gene encoding uncharacterized protein LOC107483575; translation: MRGRGRIGTVTPGLAGNDPVDFMAALGNMAAAMQATAEALGNQINQGNHGNNNDEDGPMTLATFLKVHPPTFRGTSNPTDADNWIQAMERALQAQQVPEEQWVEFGTYQLQGEAQYWWQGTRRILQPDGAVIPWEVFRTEFYKKYFPNSARNAKELELMQLKQGQMTVAEYTSRFEELCRFSRICQGAPDDFAEWKCIKYEGGLRSDILSFVAPMEIRVFSELLNKSRVAEDCLRKATSDKSDQ